The Humulus lupulus chromosome 4, drHumLupu1.1, whole genome shotgun sequence genome has a window encoding:
- the LOC133831271 gene encoding AT-hook motif nuclear-localized protein 1-like isoform X2, whose protein sequence is MDDKESTVSGSPENSGTESPQAPLGNSVSSHQVAVNVVGTEGSFGSTATATLPPTCTGGVGTTAVAAAQGSVDSLGKKKRGRPRKYDANGNLSLAYLQGLKTKPPSGTTPFTLSSPVSSPSEFSSSSKKGKVRPSGSSSWQLASLGELFAKTAGGDFTPHVVTVNTGEDVVETILSFVHKGPRGVCVLSANGAVSNVTIRQPGSSGGILTYEGRFEILSLSGSYTVPEYSTGARNRSGGLSVSLAGPDGRVIGGGLAGLLTAASPIQIVVGSFMPNGYKVQKRKYHREQTVASPPPTALDSPVTEATPISQAKPNMVEPFSNKPPTFPVQSHVETQHNPTTTTKENLNNGATPVRFTGWNNGSSESRPDLGPSPDINVSVRGE, encoded by the exons ATGGATGACAAGGAGAGCACGGTTTCTGGGTCACCAGAAAACTCGGGGACTGAGTCACCTCAAGCTCCGCTGGGCAACTCAGTGTCGAGTCATCAGGTGGCCGTAAACGTGGTAGGAACAGAAGGAAGTTTCGGATCGACGGCAACGGCGACGTTACCTCCGACGTGTACCGGCGGAGTAGGAACGACGGCGGTGGCTGCGGCGCAGGGTAGCGTTGACTCGCTAgggaagaagaaaagagggagGCCGAGGAAATACGACGCTAATGGGAACTTGAGTTTGGCGTACTTGCAGGGTCTTAAGACAAAGCCACCTTCAGGAACGACACCGTTTACTCTGTCGTCCCCGGTTTCTTCTCCTTCTGAGTTCTCTTCTTCGTCTAAGAAAGGGAAAGTTAGGCCTTCTGGGTCTAGTAGCTGGCAGCTCGCTTCTTTAG GTGAATTGTTTGCTAAAACAGCCGGTGGGGACTTCACACCTCATGTGGTCACTGTTAATACCGGAGAG GACGTCGTAGAAACAATTCTCTCATTTGTTCATAAGGGTCCCAGAGGAGTTTGTGTTCTCTCTGCCAATGGAGCTGTTTCCAACGTCACAATTCGTCAACCTGGTTCTTCTGGCGGCATCCTGACATACGAG GGCCGCTTTGAGATATTGTCCTTATCTGGGTCGTACACTGTTCCTGAGTACTCTACCGGTGCAAGAAATCGGAGTGGTGGTTTGAGCGTCTCCTTGGCCGGTCCTGATGGTCGTGTAATAGGTGGTGGCCTTGCTGGTTTACTAACAGCTGCTAGTCCCATTCAG ATTGTAGTTGGAAGTTTCATGCCAAATGGTTACAAGGTGCAAAAAAGGAAGTACCATCGAGAGCAAACAGTGGCTTCTCCACCCCCAACAGCTCTAGACTCACCAGTGACAGAGGCAACTCCAATTTCGCAGGCTAAACCGAACATGGTCGAACCCTTCTCAAACAAGCCGCCAACCTTTCCGGTGCAAAGCCATGTAGAAACACAACACAACCCAACAACTACTACCAAAGAGAATCTGAATAATGGTGCCACACCCGTTCGTTTCACAGGTTGGAATAACGGCTCCTCAGAGTCCAGACCAGACCTTGGTCCATCTCCTGACATTAATGTTTCTGTTCGTGGTGAATAA
- the LOC133831271 gene encoding AT-hook motif nuclear-localized protein 1-like isoform X1 — protein sequence MDDKESTVSGSPENSGTESPQAPLGNSVSSHQVAVNVVGTEGSFGSTATATLPPTCTGGVGTTAVAAAQGSVDSLGKKKRGRPRKYDANGNLSLAYLQGLKTKPPSGTTPFTLSSPVSSPSEFSSSSKKGKVRPSGSSSWQLASLGEFKNSTTTPSNSGELFAKTAGGDFTPHVVTVNTGEDVVETILSFVHKGPRGVCVLSANGAVSNVTIRQPGSSGGILTYEGRFEILSLSGSYTVPEYSTGARNRSGGLSVSLAGPDGRVIGGGLAGLLTAASPIQIVVGSFMPNGYKVQKRKYHREQTVASPPPTALDSPVTEATPISQAKPNMVEPFSNKPPTFPVQSHVETQHNPTTTTKENLNNGATPVRFTGWNNGSSESRPDLGPSPDINVSVRGE from the exons ATGGATGACAAGGAGAGCACGGTTTCTGGGTCACCAGAAAACTCGGGGACTGAGTCACCTCAAGCTCCGCTGGGCAACTCAGTGTCGAGTCATCAGGTGGCCGTAAACGTGGTAGGAACAGAAGGAAGTTTCGGATCGACGGCAACGGCGACGTTACCTCCGACGTGTACCGGCGGAGTAGGAACGACGGCGGTGGCTGCGGCGCAGGGTAGCGTTGACTCGCTAgggaagaagaaaagagggagGCCGAGGAAATACGACGCTAATGGGAACTTGAGTTTGGCGTACTTGCAGGGTCTTAAGACAAAGCCACCTTCAGGAACGACACCGTTTACTCTGTCGTCCCCGGTTTCTTCTCCTTCTGAGTTCTCTTCTTCGTCTAAGAAAGGGAAAGTTAGGCCTTCTGGGTCTAGTAGCTGGCAGCTCGCTTCTTTAGGTGAGTTCAAGAACAGTACTACAACTCCCTCAAATTCAG GTGAATTGTTTGCTAAAACAGCCGGTGGGGACTTCACACCTCATGTGGTCACTGTTAATACCGGAGAG GACGTCGTAGAAACAATTCTCTCATTTGTTCATAAGGGTCCCAGAGGAGTTTGTGTTCTCTCTGCCAATGGAGCTGTTTCCAACGTCACAATTCGTCAACCTGGTTCTTCTGGCGGCATCCTGACATACGAG GGCCGCTTTGAGATATTGTCCTTATCTGGGTCGTACACTGTTCCTGAGTACTCTACCGGTGCAAGAAATCGGAGTGGTGGTTTGAGCGTCTCCTTGGCCGGTCCTGATGGTCGTGTAATAGGTGGTGGCCTTGCTGGTTTACTAACAGCTGCTAGTCCCATTCAG ATTGTAGTTGGAAGTTTCATGCCAAATGGTTACAAGGTGCAAAAAAGGAAGTACCATCGAGAGCAAACAGTGGCTTCTCCACCCCCAACAGCTCTAGACTCACCAGTGACAGAGGCAACTCCAATTTCGCAGGCTAAACCGAACATGGTCGAACCCTTCTCAAACAAGCCGCCAACCTTTCCGGTGCAAAGCCATGTAGAAACACAACACAACCCAACAACTACTACCAAAGAGAATCTGAATAATGGTGCCACACCCGTTCGTTTCACAGGTTGGAATAACGGCTCCTCAGAGTCCAGACCAGACCTTGGTCCATCTCCTGACATTAATGTTTCTGTTCGTGGTGAATAA